A section of the Oreochromis aureus strain Israel breed Guangdong linkage group 22, ZZ_aureus, whole genome shotgun sequence genome encodes:
- the txnipa gene encoding thioredoxin interacting protein a, which translates to MVAMTKKVKIFQIIFSDPSKTFYCGGDTVSGRVEVEVSEMMRVSALKLLGLGCAKVEYAKGKQRCRQEAEYLRYEAVLRLQDQPTDSDGSVVLRPGNKYEYTFGFELPQQGQLVSSYKGKFGYVQYCVKALMERPQQPVLECKKCFEVEEPLDVNTPDLLSPAGGMKEKKVTCMFIPDGQVSLNAKIDRRGFCEGEEICINAKFENTCSRIVVPKAAIIAKHTYQANGRTKILRQKLSSVRGNHIISGMCDAWQGKTIRVPKIKPSMLGCNIIRVEYALMIYVHIPGSDKLILELPLVIGTAGLGSRSNSVSSQDSSASTASQSWVSLRMPSEPPSYCDVTRDCRLDQPLTPLLDDFDGDESPIFMNVPAFQYPAPPAYSEAEEEFNGNARMLPVC; encoded by the exons ATGGTGGCGATGACGAAGAAAGTGAAAATCTTTCAGATAATCTTTTCCGATCCCAGTAAGACTTTTTACTGCGGCGGAGACACGGTGTCTGGCCGTGTCGAAGTGGAAGTCAGCGAAATGATGCGGGTGTCCGCGCTGAAGCTTCTGGGTCTGGGCTGCGCCAAGGTGGAGTACGCTAAAGGCAAGCAGCGGTGCCGACAGGAGGCCGAGTACCTCAGATATGAAGCGGTCCTGCGGCTGCAAGACCAGCCCACAG ACTCTGACGGCTCCGTGGTGTTGAGACCTGGCAACAAGTACGAGTACACGTTTGGATTCGAGCTCCCTCAGCAAGG GCAACTGGTGTCGTCATACAAGGGGAAGTTTGGCTACGTTCAGTACTGTGTCAAAGCCCTGATGGAGAGGCCGCAGCAGCCCGTGCTGGAGTGCAAGAAATGTTTCGAGGTGGAGGAGCCACTGGATGTCAACACCCCAGACCTGCTG TCTCCAGCAGGTGGCATGAAGGAGAAGAAAGTCACCTGCATGTTCATCCCTGACGGTCAGGTGTCGTTGAATGCAAAAATTGACCGGCGTGGATTCTGTGAAGGCGAAGAGATTTGCATCAATGCAAAGTTTGAGAACACCTGCTCCCGCATTGTTGTGCCCAAGGCTGCCATCATAGCCAAACACACCTACCAGGCAAACGGCCGCACCAAGATCCTACGCCAGAAGCTGTCCTCGGTGCGTGGTAACCACATCATCTCTGGGATGTGCGACGCCTGGCAGGGAAAAACTATCAGGGTACCGAAGATCAAACCATCCATGCTGGGCTGCAACATCATCCGCGTGGAGTACGCTCTGATG ATTTACGTACACATTCCTGGTAGTGATAAGCTGATCCTGGAGTTGCCTTTGGTCATTGGGACTGCCGGTCTGGGCAGCCGCAGCAACAGTGTGAGCAGCCAGGACAGTTCAGCCAGCACTGCCTCCCAGAGCTGGGTGTCTCTCAGGATGCCTTCTGAACCTCCCAGCTACTGCGACGTGACCCGGGACTGCCGCCTAGACCAGCCTCTCACACCTCTCCTTGATGACTTTGACGGCGATGAGAGTCCCATCTTTATGAACGTACCAGCCTTCCAGTACCCAGCGCCTCCAGCATACAGTGAG GCAGAGGAGGAGTTCAACGGCAATGCTCGCATGCTGCCGGTCTGCTGA